The sequence TTTAAATTAATGGGTGGATGGATTAACACAGCATGGTTAAATGGGTGGATGGCTGTATGGTTGAATACATACGGATGGAtaggacggatggatggatagtAAATGGTGGTGGATGGTAAAGAATGGTTGAGCAGGGAGGGGGACGGATACATGGGTGGAGGTTTGGGTCCTCACAGAGACCTCCAGTTCCCCAGAGCTGGAccattctcccttcctctcctccccaagcTTCTCCTACCGATTCTGCCTCCTGAGTCCATTttctccctgcccccctccccgccagGTCTGACTGGTTTCTCTATGACTGCCGCCTCCTCAGACATGTGGCTCTCGGCCTCTTCTGTTGTGGGGCCTCCATCTACTTGGCAGGTATGTGCTCAGGGTAGAACATGGGGTGTAGGACCCTGAGTTGGAGCAGCCAAGGGTAATGGCCCCACAGTTAGGGTCAGCTCTGGAGCCAGCCTACCTTTTTCACTCCTGGTTCTGACACTTGCGCCCATGGCTGGCATCTGATCCCAATGGGAGTCCATAAATGGTGGTTGTCCTCAGAACACTCGTGATTCATCACCTGTCTACACCTGGTTTGAACAAGAGTTTCCCAGTCTTTGCTGGTTTCTGGAGATCACGTTTCACAGGTTGGCCTTAGCAAACCTGTGTTTTGATCACAAATATCAGAATCCAGCTTAAGAAgggcttaagaaaaaaaaaaaaaaaaagcttcctaaaccagaaatgcaattttaaattcCCAAATATGGAGCAGAGTAAAAACTAATAACTTGGGTGCCAGAAAGACACACAGTCTTTCCTTCCCTAGCTTGTAACTCTTCTTTGATCACCCACACATGCTGGTAAAGAAATCAAATCATCGCATTTCTTTGAAGAGACTGTTGACATCTTATATTTTGTTACAATCTTGAAAAATATGTTGCTGATTCTGGAGACTCAGTGTTAAATCTTCCATAGATCTCTAGTAGCCCTACAGACAACCTGTTttactggagggaaaaaaataagcttACTGAATAACAAGGGATTTGCTGTTACTGTTTTTTTCCTTAGTACCGCAATAGAGAAATAGAAGTTtagaagatatattttaaagattatttatgaAATATGAGCCTAGGGTTTATTGTGGGAATTTGTACACACAGGATAGCTAACTCTGCATCACTCTTGTTGTTTGACTTAATAAAATACTCTGGATGtgggcttttttaaaaaggagagtggATGGAGTGACTCATCTATCCGAAAAGATCAAGGGTTAGTGGCTTCAGGTGTGCTTGGATCTAGGCACTCAAAtgaggtcagaaaaaaaaaatgcttctcacTTCACCTCTTCACCCACTGTGCCCTGAGAAAGAAGTTTTTATCTGTAAGCACTTTCAACATAATACCTATGACCTCAAGCCTTTTCAGGGGCTGACAAAACTGTTATAGACTTGGAGAATAAAATATTCTTGtcctaaaatacagaaaaactcaCAAAGGGCACAAAAACTATGTCAGCCTCATTAAACATTAAATTAAGAATCTGTTCAGCtcccatttaattctttttgaggTTAGGTGACCTCACGCAGCAAGAATTCCCAAGCATGTCCagccagtcattcattcattgctAACCAGaaccaaaataataattataaagaccttttaaaaatgtttagagcAAAAAAAGTCCTTGGCCTCGCTTTAATATGCCAGACATAATACAGGGTGGCATGCGCGAAAGCAAGAATGCAGAGCTGGAGAAAGCCTAAAAACAGTCCACAGAGTGCCAAGAAATCCCCCACCAACTCTGAGCTgctctcctttttttttgttgttcagttgctaagtcatgtccgactgttttcgaccccagggactgcagggcACCAGGCTGGCAATTCTTAATTGCGGCCATAAGGAAATTCCCTTATCCCCATAGTCCAAGCAAAGGTCCCAGGGCTGACTCTGATTGGCTGAACTTGGGTCATGTGATAGCCACGCACCAATCACTACAACCAGGGGAAGCAACACTCTGACTGGCCAAGACCTAGGACCACATGCATCACTGATGCCAGGGAAAGTGGGTCAGTCCTCCTAGCCCAGTGAACGGGGTGGGGTTAGGGACTGGACCAGCACCTCTCCAATGGAGGCTGATTCTGCTCCGGAGGGGACCCTGGGCAAttaatatctggagacatttttggtttcgTGATAAGATGGGGGAGGGTATACTGGTATCTGGTGGGTAGAAGCTATTaaatatcctacaatgcacaggatagTTCCCACCGAAAAGAAAGGTGCCAACTGGACTTTGGATAGGGCAACAGAGAACCAGTCCTTGAGGTCAGGTCACCAACTGTCTTATTGTTCAGATAAGCCAACTGAGGTCAGAGAGGGACTGTGATTCACTCCAGGTCAATCACAAGGATTCCAAAAGTCTGAGATCTGGGTTGTTCCAAAGTACACAtaacactggcttccctggtggctcaggggtaaagactccgcctgccaaagcaggagatgcgggttcaatccctgggttgggaagatccccgggaggaggatatggcaccccattctagtattcttaccgggagaatcccatggacagaggagcctggtgggctacaatccacggggtcacaaagagctggacatgagtgagcgtcTACAGACATAGTAATAGATGACGCATTCGTCAGGTGTGGAAGGGCCAGATGAGTTAGTCTATGCGCCTATCGTAACGCACAGTTTTCTATAACTGCCTTCCATGTGGGGGAGCTCCTCCAGGGCTTGGGGATCAAACACTGAATGAGAGCCGTTTCCTTCCCCAGCACTGTCCATCTACGCCCTGCTGCTGTTCGAGATCGAGACAGGTGCAGCAGCTGCCTCCATCCTTGGCGTGGGTGCTCTAGCCCTGGTGGCAGCGCTGACCCACACTCTGCTCCAGGCCGCCCGGACCACCCGCCGGGGCCTCCACGAACTGTCCCCACCACACTTTGAAGATGACCCTGTCCGCCCCGCTGAAGTCTCCAAGGCCGGCCCCAGGGCTCAGCCCCAGCAGGGTATTCATCCCTGGACTCTCTACTCATCCTTCCCTAAACTGGGGGACTCCCTCAGACCCATGGTCACTGACACAGCACCTGCAGTCATGGGAGGAGGCCGGGAGAGCTGCCTGCCTGCTCCCCGCATGCACCGGACACTGTCTGCCAGTGAGGGGCGCTGGGGAGAGGTCACACATGAGATGCGCAGCATCCTGGGCCATAGGCCAGGGGGTTCAGGGAAGGACTCCACCTTGGTGTGAGCCCAAGGAGCAGGGATAGAGACCTAGTGTCAGGCAGCAGGAAGAGGACTTTTGTAGACATAGCTCCAGGCTCAACCACGGTAGCTGTACAACTTGATTTCTCTCAGTTCACAGCATCTCTGAGCTTTGTCCTCAAGTTTGCCTCATGGCACAGAATGCTGGGGGGTCCAACCTTCACCTCCTCACtcagagagaaaggcagaggcCAGGACTGACTCAGGAGCTTTTGGAAGTCTTCCTGAGAGGCCTTGGAACTCCTCTGGTTATACCTCACTGGCCAAGACAGTCATGTGGCCACACGTCAATATAGAGGAGACAAGGAAATGTAGCTGCCCAGAATGAATAAAATTCTGTTCtaggcaggagggggaggggacagcTTAGACAGTGGTTCTCTAAACATCTccgtccattttacagatgaggaaaccgaggcccagagaggggcagtgACTCACCAAGGGTCCCATGGCCAGTACTGAGCATCAGAGCCTGGATTCGAACCTGGGTCCTGTAACTTCCATGCTGCTGATAGTGCAAGTCTCAGACTCTGCGACTCCTTCTGGGCTGTGAGCATTTGAAACCTGCATGTGCCAAGCTCAGAGCAGCCCCGGGCCACGGACGCACCTGGAGACCTGGACCCAGACTCCTGGCTGTGGGCCTGTGGCTGAGGGCTTCAccactctgtgtctcagtttcctggcctgtaaaatgggaacagaaGTGGTTCCTTCTTCTAGGGCTCCTGTGAGACATTATATGAGTCATTCCAGGGGCCTCTGCACAGCAGGTCCTCAATGCTTATCAACCTGTGCTTCTGTTAGTTGGGGTGCCAGGTGGCAAGAAAATGTGGGTTGATGGCTGGTTTCTGGGGTTCTTGAAACTTATGGGGCTTGGTGGATAACTCAGAGCCCCAGCAGTCTCCAGAGATCCTGGCCCCATCCCTGTCCTGTACAAcctgaaaataaattccatgTCATTATCTCCATGTCACATGAGCCACAACCAAACCTGCTGCATGGCCAAGTTAGGTCCAGGATGAAGGGTGCACTGgaaggagtgggggtggggagggcaagaGTTGGGGGACAGCATGTGCCCCTTGTAAAGCCAAGTCTGGGATCCATTTCCCACAAATCTTCATGCATATAAATATCACAGGGGGTAGGGATGCCCTGGTTCCTGCCCCCCACTCCAAATGGACAAATGTCCTCAGCAATCTCCCAGCCTGTCCTTCCCTTCCGGGGCCACCCAGGGCCACCTAGTGGAGAAGGCTCAGCCACACAGTGGCTTGAAGACCCCAGGACCTgtccccatgggcagagaggTGGCAGCGCCTGGCAGCCTTGGGGGAGGCTGGTCCCCAAGCCAGTGATCAGGTACAGACTTGGATGCCCTCCTCCCCTGGGCCACATCCTTTCTGAGCCCCCTGGGAGCCTACACAAACCTTCTCCTCCTATATGGCGCCTGTCTCAGGGGGTATCCAGGCTCTTGGTGTGCATGAAAATATCAATGGAAGAGGATAAAGTTAGAACAAATATCAAAATTccgtggtggtccaatggttaagaacccgccttccaaagcaggggatgcaggttcaatccccggttggggaactaagatcccacatgccatggggcaactaagctgcaactagagagcctgcagGCAGCACTTACTGAGCCTCccagctctagagcctgtgcgccGCAACCAAGACAcagtgcaggcaaaaaaaaaacaaagcatgtCATATCACATGCCCGGTACTGCAGACATGCACCAGGCACTTCTTGGCTTTAGTTAATTCTTAGGACAACCCCACTCACTAATAGGGAAACAGAGGCTGGAGAAGCAAGGCCACTTATGTGAGACCACACAGCGGTGGTGATGGCTAGAACCACATAACCCCGTCACACAGGATGCAGGACAGAGCACATGCCTGGGAAACATTGGAGACCCCAGTTTTCTGAGAACTCTCTGGAATGGGGGAGGCCCTGGGGACTCTGAAGAGGGGCAAGAGAGTTGAGG is a genomic window of Ovis canadensis isolate MfBH-ARS-UI-01 breed Bighorn chromosome 5, ARS-UI_OviCan_v2, whole genome shotgun sequence containing:
- the TMEM221 gene encoding transmembrane protein 221 isoform X1, whose product is MARSYGGRVLAAMVLLGIPAAVLAALGAQLLFQLQAGRAELRGPRIDGLGPELGAGPRLPEDAAGALLPLAAALSALALVLGLTCLLLAALCGHLGAEMARGPGSNRSDWFLYDCRLLRHVALGLFCCGASIYLAALSIYALLLFEIETGAAAASILGVGALALVAALTHTLLQAARTTRRGLHELSPPHFEDDPVRPAEVSKAGPRAQPQQGIHPWTLYSSFPKLGDSLRPMVTDTAPAVMGGGRESCLPAPRMHRTLSASEGRWGEVTHEMRSILGHRPGGSGKDSTLV
- the TMEM221 gene encoding transmembrane protein 221 isoform X2 — its product is MARSYGGRVLAAMVLLGIPAAVLAALGAQLLFQLQAGRAELRGPRIDGLGPELGAGPRLPEDAAGALLPLAAALSALALVLGLTCLLLAALCGHLGAEMARGPGSNRSDWFLYDCRLLRHVALGLFCCGASIYLAALSIYALLLFEIETGAAAASILGVGALALVAALTHTLLQAARTTRRGLHELSPPHFEDDPVRPAEVSKAGPRAQPQQDEETEAQRGAVTHQGSHGQY